One Vigna unguiculata cultivar IT97K-499-35 chromosome 11, ASM411807v1, whole genome shotgun sequence DNA window includes the following coding sequences:
- the LOC114169390 gene encoding putative disease resistance RPP13-like protein 1: protein MMTKNLSLTGSHSNTAKNLSVLSIVGMPGLGKTALAQHVFNDPRMSEAKFDIKVWVCVSDEFDVFNISRAILEGVTRSTDDSRDTEMVHRRLKEKLMGKKFLLVLDDVLNKNQSKWEEVQKVLVFGAQGSRILVTTRNKDVASTMRSEEYFPKLLQEDDCWKLFAKYAFRDDDTQPNPECRDIAMEIVKKCKGLPLALKTMGSLLYNKSSVSEWETVFRSEIWELPKVRCDIVPTLALSYIHLPSHLKACFSYFALFPKDYEFKKEHLMHLWMTKNLCCRQHSRTPEEVCQQYFNDLLSRSFIQQSGQEEEVFVMHDLLNDLAKYVAGDIYLRCEVGQIEKIQKETRHFSVELEYDDQYFDGFGTLCNTERLRTFMPISRSRFSYHWHCGINMLIHELFSKFKFIRILSLSGYSDIKEIPDSIDNLKHLRSLDLSHTAIEKLTGKICLLSHLQILKLNFCKNLELSSNLHLLTNLCRLEFISTTLAKVPPHLGKLNNLKVMMDSFNVDHGRRVGCSLKEAF from the coding sequence ATGATGACAAAGAATTTGTCTTTAACTGGCTCACATTCTAACACTGCCAAAAACCTTTCTGTGCTTTCTATTGTGGGAATGCCAGGGCTGGGTAAGACCGCTCTTGCCCAACATGTATTCAATGATCCAAGGATGTCTGAGGCTAAATTTGATATCAAAGTCTGGGTTTGTGTTTCCgatgaatttgatgttttcaatATATCAAGAGCAATTCTTGAGGGTGTTACTAGATCAACTGATGATAGTAGAGATACAGAGATGGTTCACAgaagattgaaagaaaaattgatgggaaaaaaatttcttcttgttttggATGATGTTTTGAACAAAAACCAATCTAAATGGGAAGAAGTTCAGAAGGTCCTTGTTTTCGGAGCCCAAGGGAGTAGGATTCTTGTCACTACACGTAATAAGGACGTTGCTTCTACCATGCGGTCAGAAGAATACTTTCCAAAACTATTACAGGAAGATGATTGCTGGAAGTTGTTTGCTAAATATGCATTTCGTGATGATGATACTCAACCAAATCCAGAGTGCAGGGATATTGCCATGGAGattgttaaaaaatgtaaagGATTACCTCTGGCCTTGAAAACAATGGGAAGTCTATTATACAACAAATCATCTGTTTCAGAGTGGGAAACTGTGTTCAGAAGCGAAATATGGGAATTGCCAAAAGTTCgttgtgatattgttcccacttTAGCATTGAGCTATAtccatcttccttcccatcTGAAGGCATGTTTTTCTTACTTTGCCCTGTTCCCCAAGGATTATGAGTTTAAGAAGGAACACTTGATGCACTTGTGGATGACTAAAAATCTATGTTGTCGTCAACATAGTAGGACTCCAGAAGAAGTTTGCCAACAATACTTCAATGATCTACTATCAAGATCCTTCATACAACAATCAGGTCAAGAGGAAGAAGTATTTGTCATGCATGACCTTCTAAATGATTTGGCAAAATATGTTGCTGGAGACATATACTTGAGGTGTGAAGttggtcaaatagagaagatACAAAAAGAAACTCGTCATTTTTCAGTTGAACTTGAATATGATGATCAATATTTTGATGGGTTTGGAACTTTATGTAATACAGAAAGGTTACGTACATTTATGCCAATAAGTAGAAGCAGGTTTTCTTATCACTGGCATTGTGGTATCAATATGTTGATACATGAATTATTCTCCAAGTTTAAGTTCATACGGATTTTATCTCTGTCTGGTTATTCTGACATTAAAGAGATACCTGATTCTATTGACAATCTTAAGCATCTTCGTTCCTTAGACCTCTCCCATACTGCAATAGAAAAACTAACTGGAAAGATATGTTTACTCTCCCACTTGCAAATACTGAAGTTgaacttttgtaaaaatttggAGTTATCCTCAAATTTGCATTTACTCACCAATTTGTGTCGACTTGAATTTATAAGCACTACATTGGCAAAGGTGCCACCACATTTAGGAAAACTGAACAATCTTAAAGTAATGATGGATTCCTTTAATGTTGACCATGGCAGGCGAGTTGGGTGTTCACTGAAAGAAGCTTTCTAA
- the LOC114169603 gene encoding putative disease resistance protein At3g14460, which produces MTAEMIKGALVSSFVQITIDNLASRFGDIFRGDKSNKKMLSNLKVKLLAVDVVADDAEQKQFTDGRVREWLLQAKDAVFDAEDLLEEIDHALSKTQVEAQSHSTATKVWNSLKSPFVSFFKNEIESRMEKLIENLEYLETQSHVLGLKRNDDVGEGSRSGSKLRSTYLPNDSVIYGRDDDKEFVFNWLTSHTHNNLSILSIVGMGGVGKTLLAQHVINDPRTDEAKFDVKAWVCVSDEFDVFKVSKTILEHVTRSTNNSRDIEMVHQSLKETLTGKKFLLILDDVWNENQSKWEEVQKPLLYGAQGSRIVVTTRSKEVASTMRSKERFLEQLPEGPSLDLFAKHAFADDYDAQSNPECNKIGEKIVKKCKGLPLALKTIGSLLYNKLSVSEWEFVFQSEIWDLPKERCNIVPALALSYIHLPPHLKVCFAYCALFPKDYKFKKEHLIELWITENFLQHGKSPEETGQQYFNELLSRSFFQRSGDAEEVFVMHDLLNDLAKYVAGDIYFRCEVGQTNEIQKVSRHVLFELRNHGCFSGFGTLCKTQRLRTFLLTPDRKMVFFWKMIFFWSCNMSIHKLFTKFKFLRILSLSRCYSLKELPDSVGILEHLRSLDLSRTYIKKLSESICSLSHLQILKLNYCMDLEELPSNLHLITTLCRLEFTSTKVRKVPPGLEELKNLKVRMDIFKVDHSMESGIQRLGKLNNLHESLAIEGLQNIENPREALKADLKNKTHLLKLALGWERTGNSIDSKKEEDVIENLKPPKNLKELSIFNYGGKQLPNWLLENSLWNMVLLKLDGCESCQSLPPLGLLPFLKDLYISGFDEIVSIDVGFHGNNSSSFQSLERLEFSNMRQWEKWECQAVTGAFPNLRILSIKDCPKLKGQLPELPAPLGMLEMRDCQQLEGFAPRALELKLHNCGKVQLDWATMEWLRMGGHHMKALFCERDGSHTLDELEIEESINDDSFFLSIFPLDSFPTLEVLTLSRLKNLQMISLDQAHHHLDDLTISKCPKLESLPGSMHMLLPSLRSLCIKDCPRLELLSGGDLPSNLTEMRLENCSRLVGSLKGGFRDGSYLGRLSIRELDAKCFPEEGLLPTSLTYLTIGDCPNLEELDYKGLSQLSSLRSLTLEHCPKLQCLPEQGLPESISNLTIQNCPLLKQRCQRGGEDREKIAQIRYIYLFN; this is translated from the coding sequence ATGACTGCTGAAATGATTAAAGGTGCTCTTGTCTCCTCTTTCGTTCAGATCACAATTGACAATTTGGCTTCTCGTTTTGGAGACATATTTCGTGGAGATAAAAGCAACAAGAAGATGCTAAGCAACTTGAAGGTGAAGCTCCTGGCCGTTGATGTTGTGGCTGATGATGCAGAACAGAAACAGTTCACAGATGGACGTGTTAGAGAATGGCTTCTCCAAGCCAAAGATGCCGTGTTTGATGCAGAGGATCTCTTGGAGGAAATAGATCATGCACTCTCCAAAACCCAAGTGGAAGCTCAATCTCATAGTACTGCTACAAAGGTGTGGAATTCCCTCAAATCTCCTTTTGTCAGtttctttaaaaatgaaattgaatcaAGGATGGAAAAACTCATTGAGAACCTAGAATATCTAGAAACACAGAGCCATGTTCTAGGTTTGAAAAGGAATGATGATGTTGGGGAGGGATCAAGATCGGGAAGTAAATTACGATCAACGTATTTGCCAAACGATAGTGTTATCTACGGCAGAGATGATGACAAAGAATTTGTGTTTAACTGGCTCACATCTCACACTCACAACAATCTGTCTATACTTTCTATTGTGGGAATGGGAGGGGTGGGTAAGACCCTTCTTGCCCAACATGTAATCAATGATCCAAGGACGGATGAGGCTAAATTTGATGTCAAAGCTTGGGTCTGTGTTTCTGATGAATTTGATGTGTTCAAGGTATCCAAAACTATTCTTGAGCATGTTACTAGATCAACTAATAATAGTAGAGATATCGAGATGGTTCACCAAAGTTTGAAAGAAACATTGACAGGGAAAaaatttcttcttattttgGATGATGTTTGGAACGAAAACCAATCTAAATGGGAAGAAGTGCAGAAGCCCCTTCTCTACGGAGCCCAAGGTAGTAGGATTGTTGTGACTACCCGTAGTAAGGAAGTTGCTTCTACCATGCGGTCAAAAGAACGCTTTCTAGAGCAATTGCCGGAAGGTCCTAGCTTAGATTTGTTTGCTAAACATGCATTTGCAGATGATTATGATGCTCAATCAAATCCAGAGTGCAACAAAATTGGCGAGAAGattgttaaaaaatgtaaagGACTGCCTCTTGCCTTGAAAACAATAGGAAGTCTATTATACAACAAATTATCTGTTTCAGAATGGGAATTTGTGTTCCAAAGCGAGATATGGGACCTTCCAAAAGAGCGATGTAATATTGTTCCCGCCTTAGCATTGAGCTATATCCACCTTCCTCCCCATTTGAAGGTCTGCTTTGCTTACTGTGCCCTATTTCCGAAGGATTATAAGTTTAAAAAGGAACATTTGATTGAGTTATGGATTACTGAAAATTTCCTACAACACGGTAAGAGTCCAGAAGAAACTGGCCAACAATACTTCAATGAACTACTATCAAGGTCCTTCTTTCAACGATCAGGTGATGCGGAAGAAGTATTTGTCATGCATGACCTTCTAAATGATTTGGCAAAATATGTCGCCGGAGACATATATTTCAGGTGCGAAGTTGGTCAAACAAATGAGATACAAAAAGTATCTCGGCATGTTTTATTTGAACTTCGTAACCATGGATGCTTTAGTGGGTTTGGAACTTTATGTAAAACGCAAAGGTTGCGAACATTTCTGCTAACACCAGATAGGAAAATGGTTTtcttttggaaaatgattttcttttggAGTTGCAATATGTCCATACATAAATTGTTCACCAAGTTCAAGTTCTTGCGTATCTTATCGCTCTCTCGTTGTTATAGCCTTAAAGAGTTACCTGACTCTGTCGGCATTCTTGAGCATCTCCGTTCGTTAGACCTCTCCCGGACTTATATCAAAAAACTATCTGAAAGTATATGCTCACTTTCCCACTTGCAAATACTGAAGTTGAACTACTGTATGGATTTGGAGGAGTTGCCCTCAAATTTGCATTTAATCACCACTTTGTGTCGTCTTGAATTTACATCCACTAAAGTGAGAAAAGTGCCACCAGGTTTGGAAGAACTAAAGAATCTTAAAGTAAGGATGGATATATTTAAAGTTGACCATAGCATGGAGTCGGGTATTCAACGGCTAGGAAAGCTCAACAACCTTCATGAAAGCCTAGCAATTGAGGGGCTGCAGAACATTGAGAATCCCCGAGAAGCATTAAAAGCAGATTTGAAGAATAAAACACACCTACTGAAGTTGGCGTTGGGATGGGAGAGGACCGGGAACTCTATTGATTCAAAAAAGGAAGAGGACGTAATTGAGAATCTGAAACCTCCTAAAAACTTGAAGGAGTTGTCAATCTTCAACTATGGTGGCAAACAACTTCCAAATTGGTTACTAGAGAATTCACTGTGGAATATGGTGTTATTAAAGTTGGATGGATGTGAATCTTGCCAAAGTTTACCTCCGCTTGGTCTTTTGCCATTTCTTAAGGACCTGTATATTTCAGGGTTTGATGAGATAGTGAGCATTGATGTTGGTTTTCATGGGAATAACTCTTCTTCATTTCAATCCCTTGAAAGGTTGGAGTTCTCCAATATGAGGCAATGGGAAAAATGGGAATGCCAAGCTGTGACAGGTGCTTTTCCAAATCTTCGAATTCTTTCTATAAAGGATTGTCCGAAACTGAAAGGACAGCTGCCAGAGCTACCTGCTCCTTTGGGAATGCTAGAAATGAGAGACTGCCAACAACTTGAAGGTTTCGCTCCCAGGGCTCTAGAATTAAAGCTACATAACTGTGGAAAGGTGCAATTGGATTGGGCTACAATGGAATGGTTGAGAATGGGTGGGCACCACATGAAAGCATTATTCTGTGAAAGGGATGGGTCCCACACTCTTGATGAGTTGGAAATTGAAGAGTCAATCAATGATGACAGCTTTTTTCTAAGCATATTTCCATTAGATTCCTTCCCAACACTCGAGGTCCTTACTCTAAGTCGGTTAAAGAATCTGCAGATGATTTCACTTGATCAAGCTCATCATCATCTCGATGATCTAACAATCAGTAAGTGTCCTAAACTAGAATCATTGCCTGGAAGCATGCATATGTTGCTTCCATCTCTTAGGAGCTTATGTATAAAAGACTGTCCAAGACTTGAGTTGTTGTCTGGCGGAGATTTGCCGTCAAATCTAACCGAGATGAGACTCGAGAACTGCTCTAGACTTGTTGGCTCATTGAAAGGAGGTTTCAGAGACGGTTCGTATTTGGGAAGGTTGTCCATTAGGGAACTGGATGCAAAATGTTTTCCTGAAGAAGGTTTGCTTCCAACCTCTCTTACTTATCTAACCATCGGTGATTGTCCAAACCTAGAAGAATTAGACTATAAGGGGCTTTCTCAACTCTCATCTCTCCGATCATTGACTCTTGAGCACTGCCCCAAACTCCAATGCTTACCAGAGCAGGGTCTTCCCGAGTCAATTTCGAATCTTACAATACAAAATTGTCCTTTGCTCAAACAGCGTTGCCAGAGAGGAGGCGAAGACCGGGAAAAGATTGCTCAGATTCGATATATCTATTTATTCAACTAA